A DNA window from Trypanosoma brucei brucei TREU927 chromosome 10, whole genome shotgun sequence contains the following coding sequences:
- a CDS encoding NAD or NADP dependent oxidoreductase, putative, whose translation MLSGKVALVTGSTSGIGFGIARQLAAAGADILLNGKESSLRDASLLENLEKYGRRVRYFGADNRCRPALEDMVKYAEDELGKVDILVNNAGIQHVASVTTLPAEKWNDVISINLSASFHTIQLCLPRMQQRGWGRIINISSVHGIVGSANKAAYCAAKHGLLGLTKAVALEVATTGVTCNAVCPGYVRTPLVEVQVKAIADAKFNGDIEAAKVELLREKQPSKSFITVEQVGDVVLWLANPSSSQINGSNITVDGGWTAQ comes from the coding sequence ATGTTATCAGGAAAGGTGGCGCTTGTTACTGGATCGACCAGTGGTATCGGGTTTGGAATTGCGAGGCAGCTGGCGGCAGCTGGTGCCGACATTCTCCTCAACGGAAAAGAATCTTCCCTGAGGGACGCGAGTTTGTTGGAAAACTTGGAAAAGTACGGGCGACGTGTTCGCTACTTTGGTGCGGATAACAGGTGCAGACCGGCCCTCGAGGATATGGTGAAGTATGCAGAGGACGAGCTTGGCAAAGTGGATATTCTGGTTAATAACGCGGGGATACAGCATGTCGCATCCGTGACTACACTCCCAGCGGAGAAATGGAATGATGTCATCTCTATAAACCTTAGTGCATCTTTCCACACCATACAACTTTGCCTACCGCGCATGCAACAACGGGGTTGGGGCCGGATAATCAACATTTCTTCCGTCCATGGCATAGTTGGTTCGGCTAATAAAGCGGCGTACTGCGCTGCCAAGCATGGGTTACTCGGTCTTACTAAAGCAGTTGCACTAGAGGTCGCGACAACAGGCGTCACTTGCAACGCCGTGTGCCCCGGCTATGTTCGCACACCTTTAGTTGAGGTGCAAGTGAAGGCCATCGCCGATGCAAAGTTTAATGGAGATATTGAAGCCGCGAAAGTTGAGCTTCTGCGGGAAAAGCAACCTTCAAAGAGCTTCATAACAGTTGAACAGGTTGGGGATGTTGTACTGTGGCTCGCGAATCCGTCTTCCAGTCAAATCAACGGCTCAAACATTACAGTGGACGGTGGCTGGACAGCACAGTAG
- a CDS encoding ABC1 protein, putative, producing MTLWSATRMFKRTSTRFSASITQWLYMNCRNRCFSQCSASMRRGSRALAWGRRMLLCAVAVTTSYVFIDYATAQSITRSMRALITTARVVYMYKGATPETSEERSNLHRAAALSLLNLCLRNEGLYIKLGQSLTAMNHILPWEYIDVLTVLLDRAPVVPLDEVRRIIQEETGRSCEELFVRFDPNPIASASIAQVHRALMQPSDPIQSPVEVCVKVQKPHIRRQVFWDLQTYRFVLHVLGAAFNIPVAWMKETVVEGIRREVDFSIEARNATRIRQDFADRRDLYVPEVYGDLVTPRLLVMEWVDGVKLVDVVAVREQFDEVKVLQTVFGAFGDMIFKSGFVHCDPHGANILVRPQPYPMEEEASGKSKELRQPGGRCCNPQVVLLDFGLCCPESERFRLEYALLLKAMIMQDMVTVRKIVYSWGVDDEKTFSTLQLRRSYASLHRRNCGEMTREEAMHMHNEERERIMNVLKREEQLPCELVLVGRSIDILHGVNRLYGGLVNHMRVFGRRAVSALGRLNTYEDIQLYLTHLVGLSNGNAGEEAIPPCCSGKLLSLFDPTLEHQRREEAAAVLKFRSGVTAAFRYRVWEGIISLLMLFQFELALLFLDAYHMFIRWYSKVFEVSIWNWMDARWQRFIKAGCCGKKENKFYSIR from the coding sequence ATGACGCTATGGAGTGCGACGCGTATGTTTAAGCGTACATCTACCCGTTTCAGTGCTTCCATCACTCAGTGGCTCTACATGAACTGCAGGAACCGTTGTTTCTCTCAGTGCTCGGCTTCCATGCGGAGGGGGTCACGTGCACTTGCATGGGGACGACGGATGCTCCTTTGCGCAGTCGCTGTTACCACCTCTTACGTCTTCATTGATTATGCAACCGCTCAGTCAATTACTCGTTCCATGCGGGCATTAATCACAACGGCACGCGTAGTATACATGTACAAGGGGGCAACACCCGAAACATCTGAAGAACGTTCTAACCTTCACCGTGCAGCCGCTTTGTCGCTTCTTAACCTTTGTTTGAGGAATGAAGGACTTTACATAAAGTTGGGGCAGTCACTAACGGCTATGAACCACATATTGCCATGGGAATACATCGATGTTCTCACCGTTTTGTTAGATAGAGCTCCGGTTGTGCCCCTCGATGAGGTCCGTAGAATCATCCAGGAAGAGACGGGAAGGTCATGTGAAGAGCTGTTCGTTCGTTTCGACCCCAATCCCATAGCATCCGCCTCAATTGCACAGGTGCACCGGGCTCTGATGCAGCCGTCGGATCCAATACAGTCCCCAGTGGAAGTTTGTGTAAAGGTGCAGAAACCCCATATTCGGCGTCAAGTGTTTTGGGACCTTCAAACgtaccgttttgttttgcatgtACTGGGCGCTGCATTTAATATACCCGTTGCTTGGATGAAGGAAACTGTCGTTGAAGGCATCCGCCGTGAAGTGGACTTTTCCATAGAGGCGAGAAATGCTACTCGTATACGACAGGATTTTGCAGACCGCAGGGATTTGTATGTGCCGGAGGTGTATGGGGATCTTGTTACCCCTCGGCTACTTGTGATGGAGTGGGTAGATGGAGTGAAATTGGTCGACGTGGTGGCTGTGCGGGAGCAATTTGATGAAGTGAAGGTTCTCCAAACCGTCTTCGGTGCCTTCGGTGACATGATTTTTAAGAGCGGCTTCGTGCATTGTGATCCTCATGGGGCAAACATTCTTGTGCGTCCACAACCATATCcaatggaagaggaggcgtCTGGAAAGTCGAAGGAGTTGAGGCAGCCAGGTGGGAGGTGTTGCAACCCGCAGGTCGTTTTGTTGGATTTCGGGCTGTGCTGCCCCGAATCAGAGCGGTTCCGCCTTGAGTACGCTCTTCTGCTCAAGGCGATGATAATGCAAGACATGGTGACGGTGAGGAAAATAGTTTATTCGTGGGGTGTCGACGACGAAAAAACATTTTCAACCCTTCAGTTGCGTAGGTCTTACGCATCCCTTCACCGAAGGAACTGTGGTGAGATGACAAGGGAGGAGGCAATGCACATGCACAATGAAGAGAGGGAGCGCATTATGAATGTGCTGAAGAGGGAGGAACAGTTACCCTGTGAATTAGTTCTAGTTGGAAGAAGTATTGATATTCTTCATGGGGTTAATCGTCTGTATGGTGGGCTTGTGAACCACATGAGGGTTTTTGGTCGCCGTGCAGTTTCAGCACTGGGTCGTCTTAATACATATGAAGATATTCAGCTCTACTTAACGCATCTCGTTGGCCTTTCCAACGGTAATGCAGGAGAAGAGGCAATTCCGCCGTGTTGTAGTGGCAAACTCTTGTCTTTATTTGACCCTACACTCGAGCACCAACGGCGTGAAGAGGCCGCAGCCGTTCTTAAGTTTCGAAGTGGGGTAACCGCTGCTTTTCGTTACCGAGTCTGGGAGGGTATTATCTCTTTACTGATGTTGTTTCAGTTTGAGCTGGCACTCCTCTTTTTGGATGCCTACCACATGTTCATTCGGTGGTACAGCAAAGTGTTTGAAGTATCCATTTGGAACTGGATGGATGCGCGTTGGCAGAGGTTCATAAAGGCGGGGTGTTgtgggaagaaggaaaacaagttTTATTCCATACGGTAA
- a CDS encoding kynurenine aminotransferase, putative (similar to GB:AAK26163.1: kynurenine aminotransferase III {Homo sapiens}), whose amino-acid sequence MQQSIRLADRLADVPPYSVWTEMTPLANKHGAVNLGQGFPNFPPPDFLLKEAHRVFDESVVTPTNQQYARTQGNLELVSELKRIYAKHLGWPDIGDENIVITNGTTQGLNMVFQAIVNPGDEVITFEPFYDAYQCDIQLAGGVVRFVQMIPGSTGLADSWTFSEEQLRSLINPRTKAILVNTPQNVPGKAWTREEMNIVASLALEHNLIVVSDEVYMHLVYATPHPIEGQKHSHLSIAALPDMRDRCVTLCSSGKTFSATGWKIGWAVGPTKLIQALSLLELYQTFNVATPLQIATARGLRIAEEVGYYENLLSQYEKRRKLLCDMLAKNNLPPTIPSGGFFVLADISLVDPKHYLDPNERSVGRDWQFCRWLTRTLKVCAIPVTAFCQKENRPVYDKFVRFAYCKKEEDIIEAGIRLERLSEYLLPAH is encoded by the coding sequence ATGCAACAGTCAATTCGGCTTGCTGATCGCCTCGCGGATGTGCCACCGTATTCCGTGTGGACAGAAATGACACCCCTCGCCAACAAGCACGGGGCTGTTAACCTCGGTCAAGGTTTCCCCAATTTTCCTCCACCCGATTTCCTCTTGAAGGAAGCCCATCGTGTGTTTgatgaaagtgttgtgaCACCAACGAACCAGCAGTATGCGCGAACGCAGGGCAACCTGGAGCTTGTGTCCGAACTGAAGCGTATATACGCAAAACATCTTGGGTGGCCCGATATAGGTGACGAGAACATCGTCATTACCAACGGCACAACTCAGGGACTGAACATGGTATTTCAGGCTATTGTCAATCCAGGCGATGAAGTGATTACATTTGAGCCCTTCTACGACGCTTACCAATGTGACATCCAACTGGCGGGTGGTGTGGTAAGGTTTGTGCAGATGATTCCTGGTTCTACAGGCCTTGCGGACTCGTGGACCTTCAGTGAGGAGCAGTTACGGTCACTGATAAACCCGCGGACAAAAGCTATACTTGTCAACACACCACAGAACGTTCCCGGGAAGGCGTGGACGCGGGAAGAAATGAATATTGTCGCATCCCTTGCTTTGGAGCATAACCTTATCGTTGTGTCCGACGAGGTGTATATGCATCTTGTGTACGCGACCCCGCATCCCATTGAGGGACAGAAACACTCGCATCTCTCAATAGCAGCGTTGCCGGACATGCGTGACCGCTGCGTCACACTGTGCAGTTCTGGTAAGACGTTTTCGGCTACGGGCTGGAAGATTGGCTGGGCGGTGGGCCCCACGAAGCTTATTCAGGCTCTGAGCTTGTTGGAATTGTACCAAACATTCAACGTGGCCACACCCTTGCAGATTGCAACGGCCCGCGGCCTTCGCATTGCGGAGGAAGTCGGTTACTACGAGAATCTTCTCTCGCAATACGAAAAGCGTCGGAAGCTCCTTTGTGACATGCTTGCAAAGAATAACTTACCCCCAACCATACCCTCAGGTGGGTTCTTCGTTCTAGCGGACATCTCACTTGTGGACCCCAAGCATTATCTTGACCCCAATGAAAGGTCGGTTGGTCGAGACTGGCAGTTCTGTCGGTGGCTCACACGCACATTGAAGGTGTGTGCGATCCCTGTGACTGCTTTCTGCCAGAAGGAGAATCGCCCGGTATATGATAAGTTCGTTCGGTTTGCTTACTgcaagaaggaggaagacaTTATAGAGGCTGGCATACGCCTTGAAAGACTGAGCGAGTACCTGCTTCCTGCCCATTAG
- a CDS encoding syntaxin, putative (similar to Syntaxin 41 (AtSYP41) (AtTLG2a). (Swiss-Prot:O65359) (Arabidopsis thaliana)) yields the protein MDTSSELFIRDRFPEFVCKRSALCGSGVQSLPYVSSIAVDSNVETVGCGNPPWCRAVEGFSALERTVREKLKRLFERQYEFLQPKFVSDEEEENMKQGEIGKEAQEVQKLLKELERMVSGCDLHRRAPSEDERRVSCNVKRYLSLHLLELTQMFRGGQILFATKLKQREEKVNRYKLIGSPEAHRRMEQEDRITHYLEKGYTQTDIKELLLEDEREQRVGREISEIVESIKELHTVFESLNSLVVDQGSALDRIDVAIQQTRTSVADGVTMLKDARNNSSSCTLM from the coding sequence ATGGATACTTCCTCGGAGCTGTTTATTAGAGACAGATTTCCCGAGTTTGTATGCAAACGCAGTGCATTATGCGGTAGCGGGGTTCAATCATTGCCATATGTATCATCAATTGCGGTTGATTCAAATGTCGAAACCGTTGGTTGTGGTAACCCTCCCTGGTGCCGTGCAGTGGAGGGATTTTCTGCACTTGAGCGAACTGTTCGGGAGAAGCTGAAGCGTCTCTTCGAGCGACAATACGAGTTTCTTCAACCCAAATTTGTGTccgatgaagaagaggagaacaTGAAGCAGGGAGAAATTGGCAAGGAGGCGCAAGAGGTGCAGAAACTGTTGAAAGAATTAGAACGGATGGTTTCAGGATGTGACCTCCACCGACGCGCGCCCAGTGAGGATGAGCGAAGGGTTTCTTGTAATGTCAAGAGATACCTCTCGCTTCATCTCTTGGAACTTACTCAAATGTTCAGGGGAGGGCAAATATTATTCGCAACAAAGTTGAAGCAGCGAGAAGAGAAGGTGAATCGATATAAGTTGATTGGCTCACCGGAGGCACACAGGCGGATGGAGCAGGAAGACCGAATAACGCACTATCTCGAAAAGGGTTATACGCAAACAGATATTAAAGAGCTTCTACTCGAGGATGAGCGTGAGCAGCGCGTCGGTCGAGAAATTAGCGAAATCGTCGAAAGCATTAAGGAACTTCATACCGTGTTTGAGAGCCTTAACTCGTTGGTAGTTGACCAGGGTTCTGCCTTAGACCGTATTGATGTTGCCATTCAACAGACGAGAACTAGTGTGGCTGATGGCGTCACTATGTTGAAAGACGCACGAAACAATTCGAGCAGTTGTACACTAATGTAA